From the uncultured Methanomethylovorans sp. genome, the window GAGAGATTATGGCGTTTGATTGAGGCGATGTACGTGGAATGCATTTTCTGCAAAATAATCTCAGGAGCTATCCCTTCTTATAAGGTTTATGAAGACGAATTTGTTTATGCTTTCCTTGATATTTATCCGTGTTCTGAAGGCCACACTGTAGTACTTCCTAAAAAGCATACTGAGAGATTCACGCAGATGGAAGCAATAGATGCTGCAAGCCTATTTTCTTCAGTACATAAAATATCTAAGGCTGTATGCAAAGTTTTTGACCTAAATGGGATGAATATAGGTATGAATGTAGGGGAAGTTGCAGGACAGAGTGTATCTCATGTGCATGTACATATAATTCCCCGCAAAGAAGGGGACAATGGTGGATCGATGCACACTATAGTGGAGAATAATCCTGATACCAGCAAATTGGGAGAATTGGCTGGGAAGATTCGTGCTTCATTCTAAGATGTACATACTTCTTCTAAAACCATTTTTATGTTGATATTTTGTATGAGGAATATAATGCTAAAAGCAGTAATCAAATCCATGCGTCCCCATCAATGGTATAAGAATTTTATTATTTTCATATGTATCATCTTTTCAAGAAATATTTTTAACTTGCAAATGTGGATGCATCTCATTGTAGTTTTTATTGTTTTTTGCATGCTTGCAGGTTCTCAATACATGTTGAATGATGTAAAAGATGCAGAAAAAGATAGATTGCATCCAAAGAAGAAATACAGGCCGATAGCAGCTGGGCTTATTTCTGCTAAATCTGCAGTTGTTATATCTTTGACAATAATGATAACCTCGCTTATCATTGCATTTTCAATGGGAAAGCTAGTAGGACTTATAAGTTTTATGTATCTTGTAAATAGTATTTTATATTCCTTTTATTTTAAAGAGTACGCTATTATTGATGCTATTTTCATTGCTGTTGGATTTGTTATAAGGGCAATCGCTGGTTGTGTTACAATCAATGTAACTATTTCTCACTGGTTGATTCTGTGTGTTTTTCTTCTGGCACTGGTTCTTGCATTTGGAAAGAGAAGGCATGAACTGGAAGGAGATCAAAATTCAAGAAATAGTCTGTCACAATACAATATTGCTATGAGCGAAAGCTTGTTTAATTCATCGGTTTCAATTCTATTGATGTCATATGCTCTTTATACTGTTTCAATAAATTCTGTAATGATGTTAACTCTTCCATTCGCATTTTATGGTATCTTCCGATATGTTCAGCTCATGCATTTGAAAGGTATTGGAGAAGAAACAGAACTATTGCTAATGGACAAGCCTTTCATTTTCAATCTGATACTATGGGTATTTCTTACAATCTTTGTGCTATATGGTGGTCTCCTATGAAATATGATCTGCATACACATACAAAATACTCACCTCGCTGTGGGTATATGGAACCAAAAACCATTGTCAAACTTGCACGCAAAAGAGGATTGGATGGGATTGCTATTACTGATCACGATACAATCAAAGGGAGTATGAAGACAAGGGAATATGCCGATAAATCTCTTGAAGTAATAATCGGTTCTGAGGTAATGACATCCAGAGGCGAGGTGATAGGACTTTTCCTGTCAGATGAGATCTTATCAACAGATTTCATAAGTGTTGTCGAAGAGATCCATGATCAGAATGGTATTGCAATTGTTCCCCATCCCTTCGACACATTGAGAAAATCAGCACTATGGCCTACAGAAGATGATGTTAAATATCTTGATGGGGTAGAAGGGTTCAATGCGAGGAACGTCTACCAGAAAAGCAACACAGATGCAATTGAATTTGGGAAGAAACATAAACTGGCTATCACAGCTGGAAGTGATGCCCATTTTAGTAATGAGATTGGAAATGCAGGAGTAATAACTGATAATGCAGATCTCAGAGAAGCAATACTGTCAAAAGAGATCGAAATATTTGGTAAACGAAATGGTATATATAACCATGCTTTCACTAAAGGACTTAAATTATGCCGAAAAATAAGACGATTATAATCATTTTCTTTGCGTTGATTGTTTATGCAGCAATGGGCATATATGCCGATATTAATCAGCTGACTGCTGCCATGCAGATGTTCCATTGGTCTTATTTCATTCTTCTATTGCTTTTCACAAGCA encodes:
- a CDS encoding HIT family protein; amino-acid sequence: MIEAMYVECIFCKIISGAIPSYKVYEDEFVYAFLDIYPCSEGHTVVLPKKHTERFTQMEAIDAASLFSSVHKISKAVCKVFDLNGMNIGMNVGEVAGQSVSHVHVHIIPRKEGDNGGSMHTIVENNPDTSKLGELAGKIRASF
- a CDS encoding decaprenyl-phosphate phosphoribosyltransferase translates to MLKAVIKSMRPHQWYKNFIIFICIIFSRNIFNLQMWMHLIVVFIVFCMLAGSQYMLNDVKDAEKDRLHPKKKYRPIAAGLISAKSAVVISLTIMITSLIIAFSMGKLVGLISFMYLVNSILYSFYFKEYAIIDAIFIAVGFVIRAIAGCVTINVTISHWLILCVFLLALVLAFGKRRHELEGDQNSRNSLSQYNIAMSESLFNSSVSILLMSYALYTVSINSVMMLTLPFAFYGIFRYVQLMHLKGIGEETELLLMDKPFIFNLILWVFLTIFVLYGGLL
- a CDS encoding PHP domain-containing protein, which codes for MKYDLHTHTKYSPRCGYMEPKTIVKLARKRGLDGIAITDHDTIKGSMKTREYADKSLEVIIGSEVMTSRGEVIGLFLSDEILSTDFISVVEEIHDQNGIAIVPHPFDTLRKSALWPTEDDVKYLDGVEGFNARNVYQKSNTDAIEFGKKHKLAITAGSDAHFSNEIGNAGVITDNADLREAILSKEIEIFGKRNGIYNHAFTKGLKLCRKIRRL